The following are encoded together in the Choloepus didactylus isolate mChoDid1 chromosome 7, mChoDid1.pri, whole genome shotgun sequence genome:
- the LOC119539915 gene encoding LOW QUALITY PROTEIN: probable ATP-dependent RNA helicase DDX5 (The sequence of the model RefSeq protein was modified relative to this genomic sequence to represent the inferred CDS: substituted 2 bases at 2 genomic stop codons), protein MSGYSSDXDRGRDQGFGAPRIGGSRAGPLSGKKSGNPGEKLVKKKWNLDELPKFEKNFYQEHHDLARHTAQEVEAYRRSKEVTVRGHNCPKPVLNFYDANFLANVMDVIARQNFTEPTAIQAQGWPIALGGLDMVGVAQIGSGKTLSYLLPAIICINHQPFLERGDGPICLVLVPTWELTQQMQQVAAEYCRARRLKSTCIYVGAPKGPQIHDLKRCVEICIATPGRLIDFLECGKTNLRRTTYLVLDEADRMLDTGFEPQIRKIVDQIRPDSSFPAGTMEGVKEKKKKVSAVPETLKKKRRNFAELKIKRLRKKFAQKMLXKARRKLIYEKAKHYHKEYRQMYRTEIQMARMARKAGNFCVPAEPKLAFVIRIRGINGVSPKVQKVLQLLRLCQTFSGTFVKLNKASINMLRIVEPYIAWGYPNLKSVNKLIYKLGYGKINKKQIALTDNSLIAQSLGKYGIICMEDLIHEIYIVGKCFKEANNFLWLFKLSSPRGGMKKKTTHFIEGGDAGNREDQINRLIRRMN, encoded by the coding sequence ATGTCAGGTTATTCGAGTGACTGAGACCGCGGCCGGGATCAAGGGTTTGGTGCACCTCGAATTGGAGGAAGTAGGGCAGGGCCCCTGTCTGGAAAGAAGTCTGGAAACCCTGGGGAGAAACTagttaaaaagaaatggaatctTGATGAGCTGCCCAAATTTGAGAAGAATTTTTATCAAGAACACCATGATTTGGCTAGGCACACAGCTCAAGAGGTAGAGGCATACAGAAGAAGCAAGGAAGTTACAGTTAGAGGTCACAACTGCCCGAAGCCAGTTCTGAATTTTTACGACGCTAACTTTCTTGCAAATGTCATGGATGTGATCGCAAGACAGAACTTTACTGAGCCCACTGCTATTCAAGCTCAGGGATGGCCGATTGCTCTAGGTGGATTGGATATGGTTGGAGTAGCACAGATTGGATCTGGGAAAACATTGTCTTATTTGCTGCCTGCCATCATTTGCATCAATCACCAGCCATTCCTAGAGAGAGGTGATGGGCCTATTTGCTTGGTGCTAGTACCAACTTGGGAACTGACCCAACAAATGCAGCAAGTAGCTGCTGAATACTGTAGAGCGCGTCGCTTGAAGTCTACTTGCATCTATGTTGGTGCTCCCAAGGGACCACAAATACATGATTTGAAGAGATGTGTGGAAATTTGTATTGCAACACCTGGAAGACTGATTGACTTTCTAGAATGTGGGAAAACCAATCTGAGAAGAACAACTTACCTTGTTCTTGATGAAGCAGATAGAATGCTTGATACGGGCTTCGAACCCCAAATAAGGAAGATTGTGGATCAGATAAGACCTGATAGCTCTTTTCCGGCTGGAACCATGGAGGGTgtcaaagagaagaagaaaaaggtgtCGGCTGTGCCAGAAACCCTCAAGAAAAAGCGAAGGAATTTTGCCGAACTGAAGATCAAGCGCTTGAGAAAGAAGTTTGCCCAAAAGATGCTTTGAAAGGCAAGGAGGAAGCTTATCTATGAAAAAGCCAAACACTATCACAAGGAATACAGGCAAATGTACAGAACTGAGATTCAAATGGCTAGAATGGCAAGAAAAGCTGGCAACTTCTGTGTACCTGCGGAACCCAAATTGGCATTTGTCATCAGGATCAGAGGTATCAATGGCGTGAGCCCAAAGGTCCAAAAAGTGTTGCAACTTCTTCGCCTTTGCCAAACCTTCAGTGGCACATTTGTTAAGCTCAACAAGGCCTCAATTAACATGCTGAgaattgtggaaccatatattGCATGGGGGTACCCGAACCTGAAGTCAGTAAACAAACTAATCTATAAGCTTGGTTACGGCAAAATCAATAAGAAGCAGATTGCCTTGACAGATAACTCTTTGATTGCACAATCTCTTGGTAAATATGGCATCATCTGCATGGAAGACCTGATTCATGAGATCTATATTGTTGGGAAATGtttcaaagaagcaaacaacttcCTGTGGCTCTTCAAATTATCTTCTCCCAGAGGgggaatgaagaaaaagaccacccattttatagaagggggAGATGCTGGCAACAGGGAAGACCAGATCAATAGGCTTATTAGAAGGATGAACTAA